The following coding sequences lie in one Lemur catta isolate mLemCat1 chromosome 11, mLemCat1.pri, whole genome shotgun sequence genomic window:
- the FIGNL1 gene encoding fidgetin-like protein 1 yields MQTSSSRSVHLSEWQKNYFAITSGTCPGQKADAYRAQILRIQYAWANSEISQVCATKLFQKYAEKYSAIIDSDNVESGLNNYAENILTLARSQQTDSDKWQSGLSINNVFKMSNVQKMMQAGKKFKDSLLEPADASVVIYKEASVLDLPKFRVCGGSGESDLLPNSTHETDRIQDFPENNPLRCPQSAQPPMVTHTVKTCPAFSVPLGDSATAKFHATPLFGNVKKENHSSPKDNIGLNMFSSNQSCFSAGCENPWERKSFYGSGAIDALSNPMVNKAFSRTEDNGQKDSGLPTFKTAKEQLWVDQQKKYHQPQRASGSSYGGVKKSLGASRSRGIFGKFVPPIPKQDGREQNGGMQYKPQGVGTTEPALPVDERLKNLEPKMIELIMNEIMDHGPPVNWEDIAGVEFAKATIKEIVVWPMMRPDIFTGLRGPPKGILLFGPPGTGKTLIGKCIASQSGATFFSISASSLTSKWVGEGEKMVRALFAVARCQQPAVIFIDEIDSLLSQRGDGEHESSRRIKTEFLVQLDGATTSSEDRILVVGATNRPQEIDEAARRRLVKRLYIPLPEASARKQIVINLMSKEQCHLSEEEIERIVQQSDGFSGADMTQLCREASLGPIRSLQTADIATITPDQVRLIAYIDFENALRIVRPSVSPKDLELYENWNKTFGCGK; encoded by the coding sequence ATGCAGACCTCCAGCTCTAGGTCTGTGCACCTGAGTGAATGGCAGAAGAATTACTTTGCAATTACGTCTGGCACATGTCCAGGACAGAAGGCAGATGCATACCGTGCGCAGATACTACGCATTCAGTATGCATGGGCAAACTCTGAGATTTCCCAGGTCTGTGCTACCAAACTGTTCCAAAAATACGCAGAGAAGTATTCTGCAATTATTGATTCTGACAATGTTGAATCTGGCTTGAATAACtatgcagaaaacattttaactttGGCAAGATCTCAACAAACTGACAGTGACAAGTGGCAGTCTGGATTGTCAATAAATAACGTTTTCAAAATGAGTAATGTACAGAAGATGATGCAAGCTGGCAAAAAATTCAAAGACTCTCTGTTAGAACCTGCTGATGCATCAGTGGTAATCTATAAGGAGGCCTCTGTGTTGGATCTTCCTAAATTTCGTGTTTGTGGTGGTTCTGGAGAGAGTGACCTATTACCAAATTCAACTCATGAGACAGACAGGATCCAAGACTTCCCAGAGAATAATCCTTTGAGGTGTCCTCAGAGTGCCCAGCCACCTATGGTGACTCACACTGTTAAGACTTGTCCTGCATTCTCAGTGCCTTTAGGTGACTCAGCCACTGCAAAATTCCATGCCACACCATTATTTGGAAATGTCAAAAAGGAAAATCACAGCTCTCCAAAAGACAACATAGGACTAAACATGTTCTCATCTAATCAATCTTGTTTTTCTGCTGGCTGTGAAAATCCCTGGGAAAGGAAGTCTTTTTATGGTTCTGGCGCCATTGATGCACTTTCTAATCCAATGGTGAATAAGGCTTTTAGTAGGACAGAAGATAATGGCCAAAAGGATAGCGGCCTGCCTACTTTTAAAACTGCAAAAGAGCAATTATGGGTAGATCAGCAAAAAAAGTACCACCAACCCCAGCGTGCATCAGGGTCTTCATATGGTGGTGTAAAAAAGTCTCTGGGAGCTAGTAGATCCCGAGGAATATTTGGAAAGTTTGTTCCCCCTATACCTAAGCAAGATGGGAGAGAGCAGAATGGAGGAATGCAGTATAAGCCTCAGGGAGTAGGAACTACAGAACCAGCCCTTCCAGTTGATGAGCGCCTGAAGAATTTGGAGCCAAAGATGATTGAACTTATTATGAATGAGATTATGGATCACGGGCCTCCAGTAAATTGGGAAGATATCGCAGGAGTAGAATTTGCTAAAGCCACAATAAAGGAAATAGTTGTGTGGCCCATGATGAGGCCGGACATCTTTACTGGTTTACGGGGACCGCCTAAAGGAATTTTGCTCTTTGGTCCTCCTGGGACTGGTAAAACTCTAATTGGCAAGTGCATTGCTAGTCAGTCTGGGGCGACATTCTTTAGCATCTCCGCTTCATCCTTGACTTCTAAATGGGTAGGCGAGGGGGAGAAAATGGTCCGTGCATTGTTTGCTGTTGCAAGATGTCAGCAACCAGCTGTGATATTTATTGATGAAATTGATTCCCTATTATCTCAACGGGGTGATGGTGAACATGAATCTTCTAGAaggataaaaacagaatttttagttCAGTTAGATGGAGCAACCACATCATCTGAAGATCGTATTCTAGTGGTGGGAGCAACAAATCGGCCACAAGAAATTGATGAGGCTGCCCGTAGAAGATTGGTGAAAAGGCTTTATATTCCCCTCCCAGAAGCTTCAGCCAGGAAACAGATAGTAATTAATCTTATGTCCAAGGAGCAGTGTCACCTCAGTGAAGAAGAAATTGAACGAATTGTACAGCAGTCTGATGGGTTCTCAGGAGCAGACATGACACAGCTTTGCAGAGAGGCTTCTCTTGGTCCTATTCGCAGCTTACAAACTGCTGATATTGCTACCATAACACCAGATCAGGTTCGGCTGATAGCGTATATTGATTTTGAAAATGCTCTTAGAATTGTGCGACCTAGTGTGTCCCCAAAAGATTTAGAGCTTTATGAAAACTGGAACAAAACTTTTGGTTGTGGAAAGTAA